The Sphingopyxis fribergensis genome contains a region encoding:
- a CDS encoding alpha-ketoacid dehydrogenase subunit beta — translation MSGKTISFGQALNAALDDAMADDGNVMILGEDVADEQGGGVFKVSKGLSSKYGTSRVRSTPISEQAILGAAVGAAIVGMRPVAEIMLMNFITVAMDQLVNHAAKLRFMSGGQTNVPLVVRTTTGAGVGFGGQHSDMLEAWFAHVPGLKIATASNPADAYGLLRSAIDDEDPVILIENITHYGMTGPAPEAGYRVPLGKAAIAREGRDITLVTYGRGVSDSLKAASLLADEGIAAEVIDLRTIAPWDEQAVFASVAKTKRAVIVHEAVRPFGAGAEISARIHEELFSDLLAPVQRVASYPSPVPFAKPLETAFLYSVDDIVRAAHATTDKAINS, via the coding sequence ATGAGCGGAAAAACTATCAGCTTCGGCCAGGCTCTCAATGCTGCGCTCGATGATGCGATGGCGGACGACGGAAATGTCATGATTCTTGGCGAGGATGTTGCCGACGAGCAGGGCGGCGGCGTGTTCAAGGTCAGCAAGGGCCTTTCGAGCAAATACGGAACCAGTCGCGTTCGTTCGACTCCCATTTCTGAACAGGCCATCCTGGGCGCGGCAGTGGGTGCGGCGATTGTTGGCATGCGTCCGGTGGCCGAGATCATGCTGATGAATTTCATCACGGTCGCGATGGACCAGCTGGTCAATCACGCCGCGAAGCTGCGCTTCATGTCGGGCGGCCAGACCAATGTGCCGCTGGTTGTCCGAACGACGACCGGGGCTGGTGTGGGTTTCGGAGGTCAGCATTCCGATATGCTGGAAGCCTGGTTTGCTCATGTTCCCGGCCTAAAGATTGCGACCGCCTCGAACCCGGCGGATGCCTATGGCCTGCTTCGCTCTGCGATTGACGATGAAGATCCCGTTATCCTGATCGAGAATATCACACACTACGGAATGACAGGCCCCGCCCCAGAGGCTGGTTATCGCGTGCCGCTGGGCAAGGCAGCGATTGCGCGCGAGGGAAGGGACATCACTCTTGTTACTTACGGACGCGGTGTAAGCGATAGCCTGAAGGCGGCCAGCCTGTTGGCTGATGAAGGTATCGCCGCTGAAGTCATTGACTTGCGCACCATAGCCCCGTGGGATGAACAGGCGGTTTTCGCTTCTGTCGCCAAGACAAAGCGCGCTGTAATCGTCCACGAAGCAGTTCGTCCTTTCGGGGCCGGAGCCGAGATTTCCGCTCGCATTCACGAAGAACTGTTCTCTGATCTACTAGCGCCAGTTCAGCGGGTCGCGTCCTATCCCTCTCCGGTTCCCTTTGCGAAGCCACTGGAGACAGCATTCCTCTATAGTGTCGATGACATTGTTCGTGCGGCACACGCAACAACAGATAAGGCAATTAACTCATGA
- a CDS encoding aromatic ring-hydroxylating oxygenase subunit alpha, with the protein MVETLTGTNRSRGLSYQELLKTDSKSVPASLKKESALDHTPLSIDVERYYSREFHDLEVEKLWRRVWQLACHEDEIPEVGDALVYDIASLSFIVVKTGEDEFSAYPNACRHMGRRLLDCPKKGLTNFRCPFHGWSWKLDGTLKEVPCHWDFPNVTEETHSLPKVKTGRWGGFVFINPDPDAQPLKEFLGDIDEHWTTLPFERRYKAVHVAKKLPCNWKIAQEAFMESYHVIATHPTLLYEMGDANSQYDAFGVLSRAISAQGIASPHIEAELAGEPFDDTTPFTVYRHPITGDLYERLSEGRIRLTKADGRVGVFNAQAEPLEGELKNADLHICNWFAGRLTPDMEAASHAFGALPVVEARASRAAAKREQLRPLMGDEIDRVCDAELVDSIYYSIFPNISPWGCYNPIFYRFRPDGDNPEQCIHEIMFMLPVPKGQDRPKPASIHWLGLNDDYMEAPELGSLAKVFNQDNLNLPAVQLGLRNVPGGKIMLAEYQEAKIRHFHATLDDWLD; encoded by the coding sequence ATGGTAGAAACGCTGACCGGAACAAATCGATCAAGAGGATTATCCTATCAGGAACTCCTCAAGACTGATTCGAAAAGCGTACCTGCGTCGCTGAAGAAGGAATCGGCGCTGGATCATACTCCTCTATCTATCGATGTTGAGCGATATTACAGTCGCGAATTCCACGATCTGGAAGTCGAAAAACTCTGGCGGCGCGTGTGGCAATTGGCTTGTCACGAAGACGAAATTCCCGAGGTTGGGGATGCATTGGTCTATGACATCGCGTCGCTTTCCTTTATTGTGGTGAAGACGGGAGAAGATGAATTCTCCGCGTATCCCAACGCCTGCCGCCACATGGGGCGCCGCCTGCTGGATTGCCCCAAAAAGGGGCTCACCAATTTCCGATGCCCTTTCCACGGTTGGTCGTGGAAACTTGATGGGACACTCAAAGAGGTTCCATGCCACTGGGATTTCCCAAACGTCACCGAAGAAACGCACTCACTTCCCAAGGTGAAAACCGGCCGCTGGGGTGGGTTCGTGTTCATCAACCCAGACCCGGACGCGCAGCCCCTCAAGGAGTTCCTGGGGGACATTGACGAACACTGGACAACCCTTCCCTTCGAACGTCGCTACAAGGCCGTGCACGTCGCCAAAAAGCTGCCCTGCAATTGGAAAATTGCACAGGAAGCCTTCATGGAATCCTATCACGTGATCGCGACGCATCCTACTCTGCTGTATGAGATGGGGGATGCTAACTCGCAGTACGACGCTTTCGGGGTGCTTTCACGCGCCATCTCCGCGCAAGGCATAGCCAGTCCGCATATTGAGGCCGAACTTGCGGGCGAGCCGTTTGACGATACCACGCCCTTTACCGTCTACCGTCACCCCATAACTGGTGATCTCTATGAGCGCCTCAGTGAGGGCCGCATACGTTTGACAAAGGCGGATGGCCGGGTCGGGGTGTTCAATGCACAGGCAGAGCCGCTGGAGGGCGAGTTGAAAAATGCGGACCTCCACATTTGCAACTGGTTCGCGGGCAGGTTGACCCCCGATATGGAAGCGGCAAGCCATGCTTTCGGCGCCTTGCCGGTGGTCGAAGCCCGTGCGAGTCGCGCTGCTGCCAAGCGGGAGCAATTGCGACCGCTGATGGGGGACGAGATCGACCGGGTGTGTGACGCCGAATTGGTCGATTCAATATATTACAGCATCTTTCCGAACATTAGTCCGTGGGGGTGCTACAATCCAATCTTCTACAGGTTCCGACCAGATGGCGATAATCCGGAACAATGCATCCACGAAATCATGTTCATGCTTCCGGTTCCCAAAGGACAAGACCGACCGAAGCCGGCTTCGATCCATTGGCTCGGCCTAAATGATGACTACATGGAGGCTCCCGAACTCGGTTCGTTGGCGAAGGTGTTCAATCAGGATAATTTGAACCTGCCGGCAGTACAGCTGGGGTTGCGCAATGTTCCTGGGGGCAAGATCATGCTGGCGGAATATCAGGAAGCCAAGATCCGGCATTTTCATGCCACTTTGGACGATTGGCTCGATTAA
- a CDS encoding thiolase family protein — MSQVYVIGAGIHPFGRHDGKSGLDLGVDATKLALNDCGLEWSNVEAAFGGSSASGNADALMPRMGLTGIQFINVANGCATGGSAVLSAYWAIKAGEFDTALAVGFDKHPRGSFNPDPEKYGLPQWYGDTGLMLTTQFFALKIQRYMHDHGISARTLARVASKAFENGSRTPHAWRRAAMDQGAILASRMISDPLTQYMFCSPSEGGVALILASEKKARELGRTQVRLRSAAVKTRPENSFEVFSPSLSVERGETPTMLAARAAFDKAGLGPKDIDVAQLQDTESGAEIMHMAENGFCRDGDQEQWLADGLTALGGQLPINTDGGCIACGEPIGASGLRQVYENVLQLRGKAENRQVENARLAYSQVYGAPGLAAVAILEKI; from the coding sequence ATGAGCCAAGTTTATGTCATCGGCGCTGGAATTCATCCGTTCGGTCGACACGACGGCAAATCTGGTCTCGATCTAGGTGTCGATGCCACAAAGTTAGCGTTGAACGACTGCGGACTGGAGTGGTCGAATGTCGAAGCAGCATTCGGGGGATCGTCAGCCTCGGGGAATGCCGATGCCTTGATGCCGCGAATGGGTCTCACGGGAATTCAGTTCATAAATGTAGCGAATGGCTGCGCAACCGGTGGTTCTGCCGTGCTGTCTGCGTACTGGGCGATCAAGGCCGGTGAGTTTGACACGGCTTTGGCGGTAGGGTTTGATAAGCATCCTCGCGGCTCCTTCAATCCCGATCCAGAGAAATATGGGCTCCCACAATGGTACGGCGATACCGGCCTTATGTTGACGACCCAGTTCTTCGCCCTGAAGATTCAGCGCTATATGCACGATCATGGTATTTCGGCTCGGACGCTCGCCCGGGTCGCGTCCAAGGCATTCGAGAACGGTTCGCGCACTCCCCACGCCTGGCGGCGCGCGGCGATGGACCAGGGCGCAATCCTGGCTTCCCGCATGATAAGCGATCCTCTAACACAATATATGTTCTGCAGCCCCTCGGAGGGCGGCGTGGCGCTGATCCTTGCTTCCGAGAAAAAGGCTCGCGAATTGGGACGGACGCAGGTCAGGTTGAGGTCGGCAGCGGTGAAAACAAGGCCAGAAAACAGCTTTGAAGTGTTTTCTCCTTCTCTTTCTGTCGAGAGGGGCGAAACGCCGACAATGCTTGCAGCTCGCGCCGCCTTTGATAAGGCGGGTCTCGGTCCGAAAGACATTGATGTTGCCCAGTTACAGGATACCGAAAGCGGCGCTGAAATCATGCATATGGCGGAAAACGGCTTCTGCCGTGATGGCGATCAGGAACAATGGCTTGCCGACGGACTAACCGCTCTTGGCGGGCAACTGCCAATCAATACGGACGGTGGATGTATTGCCTGTGGGGAACCGATTGGCGCCTCCGGCTTGCGTCAGGTTTATGAAAATGTTCTGCAGTTACGCGGGAAGGCCGAAAACAGGCAGGTCGAAAACGCCAGACTTGCTTATTCGCAAGTATATGGGGCTCCAGGACTTGCTGCAGTTGCGATCCTAGAAAAGATTTAA
- a CDS encoding IS110 family RNA-guided transposase, translating to MKHYAGLDLSMESTQVCIVDDNGRKVVSEKVESSPEAIAMMLERYGPIERAVIETGRMSPAICLGLRELGVPVVCIDARQAHQSLKAMKANKTDPHDAAGLAQLARTGFYKEVHVKSPAAHGVRSVITARSHLVEARVRLDNTIRGLCATFGYRPGAGQGKAFLERIMQAAHTPGLGDAIASLLSVRAELVEQIKEMDRRLRVIASQSQACEILMTIPGVGVQTSAAFAAAVDEAGRFRQSRNAGAYFGLVPRRHQSGELDWTGRITKQGDGTVRKLLYEAANSILTRSRETFALKTWAMKIAKRRGLKKARVALARRLAVIMHAMLRDGTLFQA from the coding sequence ATGAAGCACTATGCCGGATTGGACCTGTCGATGGAATCCACGCAGGTCTGCATCGTTGATGACAATGGTCGGAAGGTCGTGTCGGAGAAAGTGGAGAGCTCTCCGGAGGCGATCGCCATGATGCTGGAGCGATACGGTCCAATCGAGCGGGCGGTGATCGAAACGGGCCGCATGTCGCCGGCGATTTGCCTCGGTCTGCGTGAACTGGGTGTCCCGGTGGTGTGCATCGATGCCCGCCAGGCGCACCAGAGCCTCAAAGCAATGAAGGCGAACAAGACCGACCCTCACGATGCCGCCGGCCTCGCACAGTTGGCGCGCACCGGCTTCTACAAGGAGGTGCATGTCAAATCTCCGGCAGCGCATGGCGTTCGCAGCGTGATCACCGCACGGAGCCATCTGGTGGAAGCGCGTGTCCGGCTCGACAACACGATCCGCGGTCTCTGCGCCACGTTCGGATATCGGCCCGGCGCAGGTCAAGGGAAGGCCTTCCTCGAACGGATCATGCAGGCCGCCCACACCCCGGGCCTTGGCGACGCCATCGCATCCTTGCTGTCCGTGCGCGCAGAACTGGTCGAGCAAATCAAGGAAATGGACCGCCGCCTGCGTGTCATCGCAAGCCAGTCACAGGCTTGCGAGATCCTGATGACCATTCCGGGCGTCGGCGTGCAGACATCTGCTGCCTTCGCCGCTGCAGTCGATGAAGCCGGACGCTTCCGACAATCACGCAATGCCGGGGCCTACTTTGGCCTTGTGCCCCGACGCCATCAGTCGGGCGAGCTCGATTGGACTGGCAGGATCACCAAACAGGGCGATGGGACCGTGCGCAAGCTGCTGTACGAAGCTGCCAACTCGATCCTTACCCGGAGCCGTGAGACCTTCGCCCTGAAAACATGGGCCATGAAGATCGCCAAGCGTCGCGGCTTGAAGAAAGCCCGTGTCGCACTCGCCCGTCGGCTCGCGGTCATCATGCATGCCATGCTGCGTGACGGCACTTTGTTCCAAGCTTGA
- a CDS encoding lipoyl domain-containing protein produces METATLLEWCVEDGAQVSAGMPLYTVETDKSTIEVEAPADGQIEIIGLVDTEYEVGTLIARIS; encoded by the coding sequence ATGGAAACTGCAACCCTTTTGGAATGGTGCGTTGAAGATGGTGCGCAGGTCAGTGCTGGCATGCCACTTTATACGGTCGAGACAGACAAATCGACCATTGAGGTGGAAGCGCCGGCCGACGGACAGATTGAGATAATCGGCTTGGTCGATACTGAATATGAGGTCGGCACTCTCATTGCTCGTATTTCCTGA
- a CDS encoding IS5 family transposase (programmed frameshift), which translates to MSDLFWLTDEQMARLQPYFPKSHGRERVDDRRVLSGIIFVNRNGLRWRDAPREYGPAKTLYNRWKRWSDKGIFIRMMEGLATPQAPERKTIMIDATYLKAHRTASSLRGKKGGPGRLIGRTKGGMNTKLHAVSDANGRPISFFLTAGPVSDYTGAAALLDSLPNAQWMLADRGYDADWFRDALQEKGITPCIPGRKIRNTTVKYDKRRYKRRNRIEIMFGRLKDWRRVATRYDRCPKAFFSAVALAATVIFWL; encoded by the exons TTGAGCGATTTATTCTGGCTGACGGACGAGCAGATGGCTCGGCTTCAGCCCTATTTTCCCAAGAGCCATGGCCGCGAGCGCGTTGATGATCGGCGCGTTTTGAGCGGGATCATCTTCGTCAACCGCAATGGGCTGAGGTGGCGCGATGCGCCGAGGGAATACGGCCCGGCGAAGACGCTCTACAATCGCTGGAAGCGGTGGAGCGACAAAGGCATCTTCATCCGCATGATGGAAGGCCTGGCGACACCTCAGGCTCCCGAGCGCAAGACGATCATGATCGACGCGACCTATCTTAAAGCGCACCGCACGGCGTCGAGCCTGCGGG GTAAAAAAGGGGGTCCAGGACGCCTGATCGGCCGGACGAAAGGCGGCATGAACACCAAGCTTCATGCCGTGAGTGATGCGAATGGTCGTCCAATCAGCTTCTTCCTGACCGCCGGACCGGTCAGCGACTACACTGGCGCGGCCGCTTTGCTCGACAGTCTGCCCAACGCGCAATGGATGCTGGCCGACCGAGGCTATGATGCCGACTGGTTCCGCGACGCCCTGCAGGAGAAGGGTATCACGCCCTGCATCCCGGGCCGAAAAATCCGGAACACGACCGTAAAGTACGACAAACGCCGCTACAAACGCCGTAACCGCATCGAGATCATGTTCGGCCGCCTCAAAGACTGGAGGCGGGTCGCAACACGCTACGATCGCTGCCCGAAGGCCTTCTTCTCCGCCGTCGCACTCGCCGCAACCGTCATCTTCTGGCTCTGA
- a CDS encoding Zn-ribbon domain-containing OB-fold protein, translating into MRDEVFVVDQAGKARIVAGKNRTNGQIVFPYPDGEGEGAYERIELPQSGTLWTFTIQRIPPKNPPYVGVTNPDDYEPYGVGYVSLGDEIMIEGRLVADPESLRIGMPMDCIAISLSKADGGEMMTYAFASSEQDNNS; encoded by the coding sequence ATGCGTGACGAGGTATTTGTTGTCGACCAGGCCGGGAAGGCTCGCATTGTCGCCGGGAAGAACCGCACCAATGGACAGATTGTCTTTCCATATCCAGATGGAGAGGGCGAGGGGGCATACGAACGGATCGAGCTTCCGCAAAGCGGGACTTTGTGGACGTTTACCATACAACGTATTCCGCCGAAGAACCCGCCCTATGTAGGCGTGACCAATCCCGACGACTATGAGCCGTATGGGGTGGGGTACGTCAGCCTCGGGGATGAAATCATGATTGAAGGTCGGCTCGTTGCCGATCCCGAGAGCCTTAGAATTGGAATGCCGATGGATTGTATTGCGATTTCCCTGTCCAAGGCCGATGGCGGAGAGATGATGACATATGCGTTTGCCTCGAGCGAACAGGACAACAATTCATGA
- a CDS encoding TetR/AcrR family transcriptional regulator — translation MAERRQRILYEVRKLVNEEGLEGFSMREISKRANVAPKTLYNAFGDRDRLIGCAIREVYDAVRQNVQFRTSDRTLEGLLDRAIVLNRGNLKARNYAQAVATIYFSPSTNPYLRSLLQEMAVGNTREWLEDVRAKGGLHDWVNIDHLTRHMANMEYGLILEWATSSVKDSDYLFHFVEIILFSALAATRGEVRETANSILTKMVATGELPKFENPIIRPIDVPK, via the coding sequence ATGGCTGAACGGCGTCAGCGGATCCTTTATGAAGTTCGGAAGCTCGTCAATGAGGAGGGGTTGGAAGGCTTCAGCATGCGCGAGATCAGCAAGAGGGCGAACGTCGCGCCCAAGACTCTCTATAATGCCTTTGGAGATCGTGATCGCTTGATCGGTTGCGCCATTCGAGAGGTGTACGATGCGGTTCGACAGAATGTCCAATTCAGGACTTCAGACAGAACGCTTGAGGGTTTGTTGGATCGCGCCATAGTGCTTAATCGAGGAAATCTGAAGGCGCGAAATTACGCACAGGCAGTGGCCACAATCTACTTCTCGCCTAGTACAAATCCATACTTGCGCTCGTTGCTACAGGAAATGGCGGTTGGCAATACGCGAGAGTGGTTGGAAGATGTTCGTGCCAAGGGTGGGCTTCACGATTGGGTGAATATCGATCATCTGACCCGCCACATGGCAAACATGGAATATGGCCTAATACTTGAATGGGCGACGAGCAGCGTGAAAGATTCGGATTACCTTTTTCACTTCGTCGAGATTATTCTCTTCAGTGCGTTGGCGGCAACGCGAGGAGAAGTCAGAGAAACAGCAAATTCCATTCTTACAAAAATGGTAGCTACAGGCGAGCTACCTAAGTTCGAGAACCCAATTATTCGCCCGATTGACGTGCCAAAGTAG
- a CDS encoding thiamine pyrophosphate-dependent dehydrogenase E1 component subunit alpha, translating to MNKSDSSHAFTPELARSIYRKAYLINRTDQRFRAMLTNGELAVAYYPVRGQEVTAAAALSALQPEDYLVTTYRGLHDSLAKGIPSRLLWAEFAGKRTGTCKGKGGPMHITYPPTGVMVTTGIVGSGIPIANGLAMAAQIRGENRVAVASFGDGASNIGAFHEALNMASVWKLPVVFLCQNNQYAEHTTLAAGTSVTSIAERAAGYEMPGVSCDGLDPEMMYQTMAAAVARARAGDGPTLVEAHTYRLQGHIFGADYSYIPKEELKAAEERASMMRLRQRISERQVTDSDLAQIEQEVDAEIEDAVAFALKSDPPDPDEIRFDIYETEQAA from the coding sequence ATGAACAAATCAGATTCCTCCCATGCCTTCACGCCTGAGTTAGCGAGATCGATTTATCGCAAAGCGTATCTCATCAACCGCACGGACCAACGATTCCGGGCGATGCTGACGAATGGTGAATTGGCAGTTGCATACTACCCTGTTCGTGGACAGGAGGTCACCGCAGCCGCTGCGCTGTCTGCATTGCAGCCCGAAGACTATCTGGTGACAACCTATCGCGGCCTTCACGATTCCCTGGCCAAGGGGATTCCATCACGCTTGCTATGGGCCGAGTTTGCCGGAAAACGCACCGGGACCTGCAAGGGCAAGGGCGGACCGATGCATATCACTTATCCCCCGACCGGGGTAATGGTGACGACAGGAATCGTCGGGTCGGGCATTCCGATCGCCAATGGCCTGGCAATGGCCGCGCAAATTAGAGGCGAGAACCGGGTAGCGGTGGCGAGTTTCGGTGACGGGGCCAGCAATATCGGCGCGTTCCACGAAGCGCTCAACATGGCGTCGGTTTGGAAACTGCCGGTTGTTTTCCTCTGCCAGAACAACCAATACGCCGAGCATACGACGCTCGCGGCAGGTACTTCAGTGACGAGCATCGCCGAAAGAGCTGCGGGTTACGAAATGCCCGGCGTGTCGTGCGACGGTCTCGATCCCGAAATGATGTATCAAACAATGGCCGCAGCGGTTGCTCGTGCCCGTGCTGGAGACGGCCCTACCCTGGTCGAAGCACATACGTACCGCTTGCAGGGTCATATCTTCGGCGCTGATTACAGTTATATTCCCAAGGAAGAGCTCAAGGCTGCCGAAGAGCGGGCCAGCATGATGCGCCTTCGCCAAAGGATCAGCGAGAGACAGGTCACCGATTCCGATCTCGCGCAGATCGAACAGGAGGTGGACGCCGAAATCGAAGATGCCGTGGCGTTCGCACTGAAAAGTGATCCGCCGGATCCGGACGAGATCAGGTTCGACATCTACGAAACGGAGCAGGCAGCATGA